In Deltaproteobacteria bacterium, a single genomic region encodes these proteins:
- a CDS encoding 1-acyl-sn-glycerol-3-phosphate acyltransferase, translating to METALAAPNARREIKHEFGPGLRWVCRHYFDAVKVGPEVEAGLQAAARQGHVVHVMRSTGRIRFVFLAYLLAKLGLPPLRACVGLARLFFKPWRRLIGGEAGAAVVQALERNGSALVFLKRAVLGSRRGAALPDPFPALVAQARKSEKPILLLPELLVWERRPGHVRPSLTDTLFGSPDAPSGLAQLMAFLRNYRRAYVRLGEPINLTQFVKDNASEPDAVLARKVRGALSQHLERQNRAVVGPRLKDPARVREEILRDRAFHKTLEQTAEEAKRPLASVESEANKDIREIESRPNPTFIAFIRPFMAWIFNRIYDGVEIDDAGLQRAMSAGLKGPLVFCPSHKSHIDYLLIAWAFAERGMAPPLAAAGANLSFFPLGPLFRMGGAFFLRRTFKGDKVYTAAFRAYVKKLLKEGYSQEFYIEGGRSRTGKLLGPKTGLLSFEVDAFLEGARDDVFFVPVSIDYEKIVESASYKHELSGGEKHKEDVRGLLSTPKVLAANYGRIYLGFEEPISLKTFLDQRKSQWGDDWDKRKTVAALAHRIVWGISRASTVTPSALLATVLLSHRQRGVSAHAVSERVHFLRELVKESGARLSDVLDADAPSDPTVLGPVNESMQLFEDDGMVSHQQASGETIYRVVDERRLELVFYKNNLMHLVAPRGIVAMALRSFKNEPAPMAELRERARFLSRLFKLEFVFRVGQSFEAIFDENLAWLLERGLVLKKDEAVSAAPEAHAAEILGLLSEALRDFAESYLLAAKTLHLLKGGPRDKKGLVREMLERGRAGFLEGQLQCAEAVSRPNLENALELFSELQLVTAEKGGLALTAEGQKAIAERSLERDIERFL from the coding sequence GTGGAAACCGCCCTGGCCGCTCCGAACGCCCGCCGCGAGATCAAGCACGAGTTCGGCCCCGGGCTGCGCTGGGTCTGCCGGCATTACTTCGATGCGGTGAAGGTGGGGCCGGAGGTCGAGGCCGGGCTGCAGGCTGCCGCGCGCCAGGGCCACGTGGTCCACGTGATGCGCTCGACGGGCCGCATCCGCTTCGTGTTCCTGGCCTACCTGTTGGCGAAGCTCGGGCTGCCGCCGCTGCGCGCGTGCGTGGGCCTGGCGCGGCTCTTCTTCAAGCCCTGGCGTCGGCTCATCGGCGGGGAGGCGGGCGCGGCAGTCGTCCAGGCGCTGGAGCGAAATGGCTCGGCGCTGGTGTTCTTGAAGCGCGCGGTGCTCGGCAGTCGGCGCGGCGCGGCGCTGCCCGATCCGTTTCCGGCGCTCGTGGCCCAGGCGCGCAAGAGCGAGAAGCCCATCCTGCTCCTGCCCGAGCTGCTCGTTTGGGAGCGCCGGCCGGGACACGTGCGGCCGAGCCTGACCGACACGCTCTTCGGCTCGCCCGACGCGCCCAGCGGCCTGGCGCAGTTGATGGCGTTCCTGCGCAACTACCGGCGCGCGTACGTGCGGCTCGGCGAGCCCATCAACCTCACGCAGTTCGTGAAGGACAACGCCAGCGAGCCCGACGCCGTGCTGGCGCGCAAGGTCCGTGGCGCGCTCTCGCAGCACCTGGAGCGGCAGAACCGCGCGGTCGTGGGGCCGCGGCTCAAGGATCCCGCGCGCGTGCGCGAGGAGATCCTGCGCGATCGCGCGTTCCACAAGACGCTCGAGCAGACCGCCGAGGAAGCCAAGCGGCCGCTGGCGAGCGTGGAGTCGGAGGCGAACAAGGACATCCGCGAGATCGAGTCGCGGCCGAACCCCACGTTCATCGCTTTCATCCGGCCGTTCATGGCCTGGATCTTCAACCGCATCTACGACGGCGTGGAGATCGACGACGCCGGCCTGCAGCGCGCCATGAGCGCCGGCCTCAAGGGCCCGCTCGTGTTCTGCCCCAGCCACAAGAGCCACATCGACTACCTGCTCATCGCCTGGGCGTTCGCCGAGCGCGGCATGGCCCCGCCGCTCGCTGCCGCCGGCGCGAACCTGAGCTTCTTCCCGCTCGGGCCGCTGTTCCGCATGGGCGGCGCGTTCTTCCTGCGCCGAACCTTCAAGGGCGACAAGGTCTACACCGCGGCCTTCCGCGCGTACGTGAAGAAGCTGCTCAAGGAAGGCTACTCGCAGGAGTTCTACATCGAGGGCGGCCGCAGCCGGACGGGCAAGCTGCTCGGCCCGAAGACAGGCCTCTTGAGCTTCGAGGTCGACGCGTTCCTCGAGGGCGCGCGCGACGACGTGTTCTTCGTGCCGGTGTCGATCGACTACGAGAAGATCGTCGAGAGCGCCTCGTACAAGCACGAGCTCTCCGGCGGCGAGAAGCACAAGGAGGACGTCCGAGGGCTGCTCTCGACGCCCAAGGTGCTCGCCGCGAACTACGGCAGGATCTACTTGGGCTTCGAAGAGCCCATCAGCCTCAAGACCTTCCTCGATCAGCGCAAGTCGCAGTGGGGCGACGACTGGGACAAGCGCAAGACCGTGGCCGCCCTCGCCCACCGCATCGTTTGGGGCATCTCGCGCGCGTCGACGGTCACGCCCAGCGCGCTGCTGGCGACGGTGCTGCTCTCGCATCGGCAGCGCGGGGTCTCGGCGCACGCGGTGAGCGAGCGCGTCCACTTCCTGCGCGAGCTGGTGAAGGAGTCGGGCGCGCGGCTCTCGGACGTCCTCGACGCCGACGCCCCGAGCGATCCCACGGTGCTCGGCCCGGTGAACGAGTCGATGCAGCTCTTCGAAGACGACGGGATGGTCAGCCACCAGCAGGCCTCGGGCGAGACCATCTACCGCGTGGTCGACGAGCGGCGGCTGGAGCTGGTGTTCTACAAGAACAACCTCATGCACCTGGTGGCGCCGCGCGGAATCGTGGCCATGGCGCTGCGCAGCTTCAAGAACGAGCCCGCGCCCATGGCCGAGCTGCGCGAGCGCGCGCGGTTCCTGTCGCGCCTGTTCAAGCTCGAGTTCGTGTTCCGCGTGGGGCAGAGCTTCGAGGCCATCTTCGACGAGAACCTCGCCTGGCTGCTCGAGCGCGGGCTGGTGCTCAAGAAGGACGAGGCCGTGAGCGCCGCGCCCGAGGCCCACGCGGCGGAGATCCTGGGCCTGCTCTCGGAGGCGCTGCGCGACTTCGCGGAGAGCTACCTGCTGGCGGCCAAGACGCTGCACCTGCTCAAGGGCGGCCCCCGCGACAAGAAGGGGCTGGTGCGCGAGATGCTCGAGCGCGGCCGCGCGGGCTTCCTCGAGGGCCAGCTCCAGTGTGCCGAGGCCGTGAGCCGGCCGAACCTTGAAAACGCGCTGGAGCTCTTCTCCGAGCTGCAGCTGGTGACCGCGGAAAAAGGCGGGCTCGCGCTGACCGCCGAGGGACAGAAGGCCATCGCTGAGCGCTCGCTCGAGCGCGACATCGAGCGGTTCTTGTAG
- a CDS encoding pyridoxal phosphate-dependent aminotransferase family protein, which yields MDVFDKAFAWRDLKIAKATGFYPYFKSISDSDATEVVIDGRRAIMIGSNNYLGLTRHPKVIAAAHEAIDKYGTSCSGSRLLNGTLELHHELERRFAKFLGKEAAICVTTGFTTNLAVLSALLGRGDVVFSDRQNHASLVDGIRLSYADEKRFRHNDMAQLEKLLRETDEKHGKLIVTDGVFSMEGDLADLKGITALAKQYGARVAVDDAHGLGVMGAHGRGTAEHFGVEDDVDLVLGTFSKSFASLGGVCAGPQQAIDWIRHKARPFIFQAAMTPSAAAACMAALDVIENEPERRERLWQITEKMQRGFKSMGFDTGVSVTPVVPLLIGEQLRTFKFWKALFEAGVFCNPVIPPAVAANQCLLRTSYMATHTDDQLDRVLDITEQIGKKLGVIPSVRPHTAVTVKVASPGHDQFLASAERSEAPVSLWSNGNVRDERPLHKRLGDVVERFTWTAINTDPSDMVKVTALPKKLWDRRAQLPQLVMEKGVSLVMRQKDA from the coding sequence ATGGACGTCTTTGACAAGGCATTTGCTTGGCGCGACTTGAAGATCGCCAAGGCCACCGGCTTCTACCCCTACTTCAAGAGCATCTCCGACAGCGACGCCACGGAGGTCGTCATCGACGGCCGCCGGGCGATCATGATCGGCTCGAACAACTACCTCGGCCTGACGCGGCACCCGAAGGTCATCGCCGCGGCGCACGAGGCCATCGACAAGTACGGCACCAGCTGCTCCGGCTCGCGCTTGCTCAACGGCACCCTGGAGCTGCACCACGAGCTGGAGCGTCGCTTCGCCAAGTTCCTCGGCAAGGAAGCGGCGATCTGCGTGACCACGGGCTTCACCACGAACCTCGCGGTGCTCTCCGCCCTGCTCGGCCGCGGCGACGTGGTGTTCAGCGATCGCCAGAACCACGCCTCGCTCGTCGACGGCATCCGCCTCAGCTACGCAGACGAGAAGCGCTTCCGCCACAACGACATGGCGCAGCTCGAGAAGCTGCTCCGCGAGACCGATGAGAAGCACGGCAAGCTCATCGTCACCGACGGCGTCTTCTCGATGGAAGGCGACCTGGCCGACTTGAAGGGCATCACCGCGCTGGCCAAGCAGTACGGCGCGCGCGTGGCGGTGGACGACGCGCACGGCCTCGGCGTCATGGGCGCGCACGGCCGCGGCACCGCCGAGCACTTCGGCGTCGAGGACGACGTCGACCTGGTGCTGGGCACGTTCTCCAAGTCGTTCGCGAGCCTGGGCGGCGTCTGCGCCGGGCCGCAGCAGGCCATCGACTGGATCCGCCACAAGGCCCGCCCGTTCATCTTCCAGGCCGCCATGACGCCGTCGGCTGCTGCTGCGTGCATGGCTGCGCTCGACGTGATCGAGAACGAGCCCGAGCGCCGCGAGCGCCTCTGGCAGATCACCGAGAAGATGCAGCGCGGCTTCAAGAGCATGGGCTTCGACACCGGCGTGTCCGTGACGCCCGTCGTTCCTCTGCTCATCGGCGAGCAGCTGCGCACGTTCAAGTTCTGGAAGGCGCTCTTCGAGGCCGGCGTGTTCTGCAACCCGGTGATTCCGCCAGCTGTCGCTGCGAACCAGTGCCTGCTGCGCACCAGCTACATGGCCACCCACACCGACGACCAGCTCGATCGCGTGCTCGACATCACCGAGCAGATTGGCAAGAAGCTCGGCGTGATCCCCTCGGTGCGGCCGCACACGGCGGTCACGGTCAAAGTCGCGTCGCCGGGCCACGACCAGTTCCTCGCGAGCGCCGAGCGCTCGGAGGCGCCGGTCTCCCTCTGGTCCAACGGCAACGTCCGCGACGAGCGCCCGCTGCACAAGCGCCTCGGCGACGTGGTCGAGCGCTTCACCTGGACGGCCATCAACACCGATCCGTCGGACATGGTGAAGGTGACGGCGCTGCCCAAGAAGCTCTGGGATCGCCGCGCTCAGCTGCCGCAGCTGGTGATGGAAAAGGGCGTGAGCCTGGTGATGCGTCAGAAGGATGCTTAA
- a CDS encoding phosphatase PAP2 family protein, producing MSGASTLAAIILIGLGRHVTGWNGAATTFLVVAAMPWVGRLIHRRWPTEPTRFLATIVPPAVGIIVMYSKLDPLVDLLNPHLADPRLAALDQRIFGFAPGFWLERHLPPAALSVLFLFYTSYYIWPVAIGLVLFARHEAGARDCDRFILGYVLVMLGSYLGYVLVPAIGPRFFLIDQVDGPVAATPMGLWLNEMFRGAPFFRDCFPSGHTALTLYCLYESRRLVPRLFWAMLVPGTGLIVATLACRFHYAIDVVCGPVLTVTAIVLADALHARLPKLEIGRVRWAHARAER from the coding sequence GTGTCGGGCGCTTCGACGCTCGCGGCGATCATCCTGATCGGCCTCGGCCGGCACGTCACGGGCTGGAACGGCGCGGCCACGACGTTCCTCGTGGTCGCGGCGATGCCCTGGGTTGGCCGGCTCATCCACCGCCGATGGCCCACCGAGCCCACGCGGTTCCTGGCCACGATCGTGCCGCCGGCGGTGGGCATCATCGTGATGTACTCGAAGCTCGATCCACTCGTCGATTTGCTGAATCCACACCTGGCCGATCCGCGGCTGGCGGCGCTGGATCAGCGGATCTTCGGGTTCGCGCCCGGTTTCTGGCTGGAGCGGCACCTGCCGCCCGCGGCGCTGAGCGTGCTGTTCCTCTTCTACACGAGCTACTACATCTGGCCGGTGGCGATTGGGCTGGTGCTCTTCGCGCGGCACGAGGCGGGCGCGCGCGACTGCGATCGGTTCATCCTCGGCTACGTGCTGGTGATGCTGGGCAGCTACCTGGGCTACGTGCTGGTGCCGGCCATCGGGCCACGGTTCTTCCTCATCGATCAGGTCGACGGACCCGTGGCGGCCACGCCGATGGGGCTCTGGCTGAACGAGATGTTCCGGGGCGCGCCCTTCTTCCGCGACTGCTTCCCCTCGGGGCACACCGCGCTGACGCTCTACTGCCTCTACGAGTCGCGGCGGCTGGTGCCGCGGCTCTTCTGGGCGATGCTCGTGCCGGGAACGGGGCTCATCGTGGCCACGCTCGCGTGCCGGTTCCACTACGCGATCGACGTGGTGTGCGGCCCGGTGCTCACCGTGACGGCGATCGTCCTCGCTGACGCGCTGCACGCGCGGCTGCCGAAGCTGGAAATCGGTCGGGTGCGCTGGGCGCACGCGCGCGCGGAGCGCTGA